In Leucobacter sp. CX169, a single genomic region encodes these proteins:
- a CDS encoding TetR/AcrR family transcriptional regulator produces the protein MTAPQKRPLNPPEISAAAVRLLAERGADVPSAHEIAAAAGMSRSAFFRRFASTGDAVFADHDTLLEELEELLSSTPLAPSAAIVVGARRILEHHLAQPETTRLRADIMRESPALRDRELVVSHRYERVYAKYLVEHADLEIWEVVALSAAIVAIHNATLRRWLRDPATPAGSDLERDLSQLAARFIGAGTGRADPAGAGKVLVAVYDAGDAQSVLAQVAAALRTS, from the coding sequence GTGACCGCTCCTCAGAAACGCCCGCTGAATCCCCCCGAGATCTCGGCCGCAGCCGTGCGCCTGCTCGCCGAGCGCGGGGCCGACGTCCCGAGCGCCCACGAAATCGCAGCGGCGGCCGGGATGAGCCGCAGCGCGTTCTTTCGCCGATTCGCGTCAACCGGCGACGCGGTCTTCGCCGATCACGACACCCTGCTCGAGGAGCTCGAGGAGCTGCTCTCGTCGACGCCCCTCGCGCCCAGCGCCGCGATCGTCGTCGGCGCCCGACGCATACTGGAGCACCATCTCGCTCAGCCCGAGACGACTCGTCTGCGCGCCGACATCATGCGCGAGTCGCCGGCGCTCCGCGACCGCGAGCTCGTCGTCAGCCACCGCTACGAGCGGGTGTACGCCAAGTATCTTGTCGAGCACGCTGACCTCGAGATCTGGGAGGTGGTGGCCCTCTCTGCCGCGATCGTCGCGATCCACAACGCCACGCTCCGACGTTGGCTGCGCGATCCTGCCACGCCCGCAGGGTCGGACCTCGAGCGAGATCTGAGTCAGCTCGCCGCCCGCTTCATCGGGGCGGGGACCGGCCGGGCGGATCCTGCGGGGGCAGGAAAGGTGCTCGTCGCCGTGTACGACGCGGGTGACGCGCAGTCGGTGCTCGCGCAGGTCGCTGCAGCTCTGCGGACCTCGTGA
- a CDS encoding FAD-dependent oxidoreductase yields the protein MNTLDTVIIGGGAMGSATAWALARRGRSVTLLEQFAPGHTNGASHGTTRNFNPGYSESHFVALLASSVALWRRLGEEAGIDPITRTGVVNFGDPISQEAIARALSVVGIGAEHLGAEAARERWRGINFAGPVLHLPDGGQLNPDEALPAFQRVAADAGAEIRHGVRVRELRIVDDGLAEISIETAAGSETIRARTVVCTAGAWTRALLEPALEGRATLPRLVVTQEQPLHFAVADEGAIWPGFNHSIVPGTPGFEGAYSSVYGMFTPGAGVKAGWHGTGEIVDPDRRSFAPEPRQLRALADYARQWLPGVDADVFTEISCTYTSTEDENFILDRIGPIVIGAGFSGQGFKFTPAVGQILADLADGSGSAPAAFSAGRRIRSRTFAHARSLMPEHRRLRASESPRGPESR from the coding sequence GTGAACACGCTCGACACGGTAATTATTGGCGGCGGGGCGATGGGCTCCGCCACGGCATGGGCGCTCGCGAGGCGCGGCCGCAGTGTGACGTTGCTCGAGCAGTTTGCGCCGGGCCACACCAACGGGGCGTCCCACGGCACCACCAGAAACTTCAATCCCGGCTACTCCGAGTCGCACTTTGTCGCGCTGCTCGCCTCGTCCGTTGCGCTCTGGCGCCGGTTGGGCGAGGAGGCAGGGATCGACCCCATCACCCGCACCGGTGTGGTGAATTTCGGCGACCCGATCAGCCAGGAGGCGATCGCTCGGGCGCTCTCCGTCGTCGGGATCGGCGCCGAGCACCTGGGCGCCGAAGCCGCCCGCGAGCGCTGGCGCGGAATCAATTTCGCGGGCCCCGTGCTTCACCTGCCCGACGGCGGCCAGCTGAACCCCGACGAGGCGCTGCCGGCGTTCCAGCGCGTGGCCGCTGATGCCGGTGCCGAGATTCGACACGGTGTGCGCGTGCGCGAGCTGCGCATCGTGGACGACGGCCTGGCCGAGATTTCGATCGAGACCGCGGCGGGATCCGAGACCATCCGGGCTCGGACCGTGGTCTGCACCGCGGGAGCCTGGACGCGCGCGCTGCTCGAGCCCGCACTCGAGGGTCGCGCGACGCTCCCCCGACTCGTCGTGACACAGGAACAACCGCTGCACTTTGCCGTGGCCGACGAGGGTGCAATCTGGCCCGGCTTCAACCACTCGATTGTCCCCGGGACGCCCGGGTTCGAGGGCGCCTACTCCTCCGTCTACGGCATGTTCACTCCGGGCGCCGGAGTCAAGGCTGGCTGGCACGGCACTGGGGAGATTGTCGACCCGGATCGGCGCAGCTTCGCCCCGGAGCCTAGGCAATTGCGCGCCCTCGCGGACTACGCGCGGCAGTGGCTGCCCGGCGTCGATGCCGACGTCTTCACCGAGATCAGCTGCACCTATACGAGCACCGAGGATGAGAACTTCATTCTCGACCGGATCGGCCCGATCGTCATCGGAGCGGGGTTTTCAGGGCAGGGCTTCAAGTTCACCCCGGCGGTCGGCCAGATTCTCGCGGACCTGGCCGACGGCTCGGGCTCCGCACCCGCGGCGTTCTCCGCGGGGCGCAGGATCCGGTCGCGGACGTTTGCGCACGCGCGGTCCCTGATGCCCGAGCACCGGCGTCTCCGCGCGTCCGAGTCGCCGCGCGGCCCGGAGTCCCGCTAG
- a CDS encoding acetamidase/formamidase family protein, whose product MSFFLSKDQAHSGFSAEDLPALSLDPGTGERIVFEASDDAYAEYAATGSSHNLTSMVNPITGPVFVNGAEPGDTLIVTIVDIELGEYGWSGYFQGSGALAAVMGDEPYMRQIPIRDGEIHLTDTIRVPARPMVGCFGTAPAVGRNSSTAPVYAEGGNLDLTYATIGTRLYLPVRVAGAYLGLGDIHAVMAEGEASDVAVEAAGKITATVELTREFSVSAPVLETADEIIFVGLGDSLQESLAHGYQRAFRYLTRVHGFSRGDAFTVMSATVHSALGGPAGSAEAADGSDVAAGAVTTHHVPKFILPTQG is encoded by the coding sequence ATGAGTTTCTTTCTGTCCAAGGATCAAGCCCATTCAGGATTTTCCGCCGAAGATTTGCCGGCGCTTTCTCTGGATCCGGGCACCGGGGAGCGGATCGTGTTTGAGGCCTCGGATGACGCGTATGCGGAGTACGCCGCGACCGGGAGCAGCCACAACCTCACCTCGATGGTCAACCCGATCACCGGACCGGTGTTCGTCAACGGCGCCGAGCCGGGCGACACCTTGATCGTGACCATCGTGGACATTGAGCTCGGCGAGTACGGCTGGTCCGGCTATTTCCAGGGCTCAGGCGCCCTCGCTGCGGTGATGGGCGACGAGCCCTACATGCGCCAGATCCCGATCCGGGACGGCGAAATTCATCTCACGGATACGATTCGGGTGCCGGCCCGCCCGATGGTCGGGTGTTTCGGCACCGCCCCAGCGGTTGGCCGGAACTCCTCGACCGCGCCGGTGTACGCCGAGGGCGGCAATCTGGACCTCACATACGCGACTATCGGTACCCGCCTGTACTTGCCCGTGCGGGTGGCAGGCGCCTATCTCGGGCTCGGCGACATCCACGCCGTGATGGCCGAGGGCGAGGCGTCCGACGTAGCAGTCGAGGCGGCGGGGAAGATTACGGCGACCGTCGAACTCACCCGGGAATTCTCGGTGTCGGCGCCGGTGCTGGAGACGGCAGACGAAATCATCTTCGTGGGGCTGGGAGACTCGCTCCAAGAGTCGCTCGCGCACGGCTATCAGCGCGCGTTCCGCTACCTCACCCGGGTGCATGGGTTCAGCCGCGGTGATGCGTTCACCGTCATGAGCGCCACCGTGCACTCGGCGCTGGGCGGGCCCGCAGGATCCGCCGAGGCCGCGGACGGCTCAGACGTCGCCGCAGGCGCGGTGACGACCCATCACGTGCCGAAGTTCATCCTGCCCACGCAGGGCTAG
- a CDS encoding amino acid ABC transporter ATP-binding protein: MSELRDDALVQLRGVRKSFGPLEVLKGISMDVNAGQVTCLLGPSGSGKSTLLRCINHLESIDGGRITVDGELVGYREKGGVLREMHPREVAKQRRSIGMVFQRFNLFPHKTALENIIQAPVGVAHRSKSEAIAEGHALLRRVGLDAWADHYPAQLSGGQQQRIAIARALAMRPKLMLFDEPTSALDPELVGDVLDVMRELADEGMTMVVVTHEIGFARSAADEVVFMDGGVVVESGPPAQVIDDPQHARTQGFIQSVL, encoded by the coding sequence ATGTCTGAGTTGCGAGATGATGCGCTGGTGCAATTGCGCGGCGTGCGCAAGAGCTTCGGGCCGCTCGAGGTGCTCAAGGGCATCTCGATGGATGTGAATGCCGGCCAGGTGACCTGCCTGCTGGGCCCCTCGGGCTCGGGAAAATCGACCCTGCTGCGCTGCATCAACCACCTCGAATCCATCGACGGCGGGCGCATCACGGTCGACGGCGAGCTCGTCGGGTACCGCGAAAAGGGCGGCGTGCTGCGCGAGATGCACCCGCGCGAGGTGGCCAAGCAGCGCCGCTCGATCGGCATGGTGTTTCAGCGCTTCAACCTGTTCCCGCACAAGACCGCGCTCGAAAACATCATCCAGGCGCCGGTGGGCGTCGCCCACCGCAGCAAGTCGGAAGCCATCGCGGAGGGGCACGCGCTCTTGCGCCGAGTCGGCCTGGACGCGTGGGCCGATCACTACCCGGCTCAGCTGTCTGGCGGGCAGCAGCAGCGCATCGCGATCGCTCGTGCCCTCGCGATGCGGCCGAAGCTCATGCTGTTCGACGAGCCGACGAGCGCGCTCGACCCGGAGCTCGTTGGCGACGTCCTCGACGTCATGCGCGAGCTCGCCGACGAGGGCATGACGATGGTGGTGGTCACGCACGAGATCGGCTTCGCACGCTCCGCGGCCGACGAGGTCGTGTTCATGGACGGCGGGGTCGTGGTCGAGAGCGGCCCGCCCGCGCAGGTGATCGATGACCCGCAGCACGCGCGCACGCAGGGCTTCATCCAGAGCGTGCTGTAG
- a CDS encoding amino acid ABC transporter permease, translating to MTVNVQTERAEPGAAQYDIQALPLRRPGRWIWATILVLFVLWLGQALATNKNIDYAVVGEFLFSPRIISGVGVTLLVTAISMVIATVLAVVLAAMRLSSNPVMVAFSSAFVWLFRGTPLLVQIVIWGYFGLIFEKITLGIPFTDIVFWQIDTNVLISAFVAGILALTLNEAAYAAEIVRSGMLSVDEGQKEAAASLGMSPLYTFTQILLPQAMRVIIPPMGNELISMIKNTSLLSLIAVSEVYTVATQISAQNLRQVELLIVVSIWYLIIVSVLSVPQYYLERRFGRGAARNQAATPLQKAREFTGAIAVQLQGKNKKEKRDV from the coding sequence ATGACCGTCAACGTGCAGACTGAACGCGCTGAGCCAGGGGCGGCACAGTACGATATTCAGGCACTTCCGCTTCGCCGCCCGGGTCGTTGGATCTGGGCGACCATCCTGGTGCTGTTCGTGCTCTGGCTGGGCCAGGCGCTCGCGACCAACAAGAACATCGACTATGCGGTGGTCGGGGAGTTCCTCTTCAGCCCGCGCATTATCTCCGGGGTGGGAGTCACCCTCCTAGTCACGGCGATCTCGATGGTCATTGCGACGGTCCTGGCAGTCGTGCTCGCGGCGATGCGGCTCTCCTCGAACCCGGTGATGGTGGCGTTCTCGTCGGCCTTCGTCTGGTTGTTCCGGGGTACGCCGTTGCTGGTGCAGATCGTCATCTGGGGCTACTTCGGACTGATCTTCGAGAAGATCACCTTGGGCATCCCCTTCACCGACATCGTCTTCTGGCAGATCGATACCAACGTGCTGATCTCGGCGTTCGTCGCCGGAATCCTCGCGCTGACGCTCAACGAGGCGGCCTACGCCGCCGAGATCGTTCGCTCGGGCATGCTCTCGGTCGACGAGGGGCAGAAGGAAGCCGCGGCGTCACTCGGCATGAGCCCGTTGTACACGTTCACGCAGATCCTGCTGCCGCAGGCGATGCGCGTCATCATCCCGCCGATGGGCAATGAGCTCATCTCGATGATCAAGAACACGTCACTGCTGTCGCTGATCGCGGTGAGCGAGGTCTACACCGTGGCCACGCAGATCTCGGCGCAGAACCTGCGCCAGGTCGAGCTGCTCATTGTCGTGAGTATTTGGTACCTGATTATCGTCTCGGTCCTCTCGGTGCCGCAGTACTACCTGGAGCGCCGCTTCGGGCGCGGGGCCGCTCGCAATCAGGCTGCGACTCCGCTGCAGAAGGCGCGAGAGTTCACCGGTGCGATTGCCGTGCAGCTGCAGGGGAAGAACAAGAAGGAGAAGCGCGATGTCTGA
- a CDS encoding ABC transporter substrate-binding protein, with product MKKMTLLATAAAIAAALGLSACATGTESAPAAAAPALTSGIDQAAADAVPEAFRESGVVRVAAGIPYPPFIKVKDDGSFEGFDVDIAQALGEKLDLEFKISHQAFETVIPSLQSHKFDIIMAGMNDTVEREKTLNFVDYVSAGFTIVVKAGNPEKIGTLLDLCGHSVAVQKSTVQGEILRELVTECEAEGKQGIDVQELPVANDAQTALKAGRVQAYVTDAPVAAYTIATAGDGKDFEGVDDPKNPQGFSPVYSGIGMLKENGELTEAIRLAFQSIIDDGVYQEILEKHGMGHLGVPEAIVNGAGQTAK from the coding sequence ATGAAGAAAATGACCCTACTTGCCACCGCAGCTGCGATCGCCGCGGCGCTCGGGCTGAGCGCCTGCGCGACCGGTACCGAGTCGGCACCGGCCGCCGCCGCCCCCGCGTTGACCTCCGGTATTGACCAGGCCGCCGCCGACGCGGTGCCCGAGGCGTTTCGCGAGTCGGGCGTCGTGCGCGTCGCGGCGGGAATTCCCTACCCGCCCTTCATCAAGGTGAAGGACGACGGCTCCTTCGAAGGCTTCGACGTCGATATCGCCCAGGCGCTCGGCGAGAAGCTCGACCTTGAATTCAAGATCTCCCACCAGGCGTTCGAGACCGTGATCCCGTCGCTCCAGTCGCACAAGTTCGACATCATCATGGCGGGCATGAACGACACCGTCGAGCGCGAGAAGACGCTGAACTTTGTTGACTACGTCAGCGCCGGGTTCACGATCGTGGTGAAGGCGGGGAACCCCGAAAAGATCGGCACGCTGCTTGATCTCTGCGGGCACTCGGTCGCCGTGCAGAAGTCCACCGTGCAGGGTGAGATCCTGCGCGAGCTCGTCACCGAGTGCGAGGCGGAGGGTAAGCAGGGCATCGACGTGCAGGAGCTGCCCGTCGCGAACGACGCGCAGACCGCGCTGAAGGCCGGCCGGGTGCAGGCATACGTGACCGACGCCCCGGTGGCCGCGTACACGATTGCTACCGCCGGCGACGGCAAGGACTTCGAAGGCGTGGACGACCCGAAGAACCCGCAAGGGTTCAGCCCCGTGTACTCGGGCATCGGCATGCTCAAGGAGAACGGCGAGCTGACGGAAGCGATCCGCCTCGCCTTCCAGTCCATCATCGACGACGGCGTGTACCAGGAGATCCTCGAGAAGCACGGCATGGGTCACCTGGGCGTACCCGAGGCCATCGTCAACGGCGCGGGCCAGACGGCGAAGTAA
- the lysA gene encoding diaminopimelate decarboxylase — translation MSESGFYDPQLERVFPKYATVGDDGVLSIGGCSVPELADEFGTPLYVMDEQGLRERMRHYREGLAARWPNSQVTFASKSLPVMALYAIAESEGLAIDVAGAGELLLALEAGVDPALIHLHGNAKSDEELKLAVEAGIGTIVVDGEADIDRLDALLTAPQEVLLRVIPDVDPRTHRSVSTGGAKSKFGLPIPQAQALIERLRSHPFIRVAGLHLHIGSQVLELEPFRRAVEAVAGLGEFEVYNVGGGLGADYNLDHEAPSLDAYLDTLTEAARRVLPAEAKLIIEPGRSLVARAGVTVYRVNNVKRTGETFVAVNGGLADQMNVALTSTRFTPIVAERANQVPDTTAQLVGRQCESGDLLVDQARLAQPAAGDTIVLAATGAYGYTLSNNYNGALKPAVVLCKQGDARIAVRRQTYAEFLAPHQRERTTA, via the coding sequence GTGAGCGAGAGCGGTTTTTACGACCCACAGTTGGAGCGGGTCTTCCCGAAGTACGCGACCGTCGGGGACGACGGGGTGCTGTCGATCGGGGGATGTTCGGTTCCGGAACTCGCAGACGAGTTCGGCACGCCGCTGTACGTCATGGACGAGCAGGGGCTGCGGGAGCGGATGCGTCACTACCGCGAGGGGCTTGCTGCGCGCTGGCCGAATAGCCAGGTCACGTTTGCCTCGAAGTCCCTGCCCGTGATGGCGCTGTACGCGATTGCCGAGTCCGAGGGCCTCGCCATCGATGTCGCCGGGGCGGGGGAGCTCCTGTTGGCTCTCGAGGCGGGCGTCGACCCCGCGCTCATCCACCTGCACGGAAATGCCAAGAGCGACGAGGAACTCAAGCTGGCGGTCGAGGCCGGTATTGGAACGATCGTGGTTGACGGCGAGGCCGATATCGACCGGCTCGACGCGCTCCTGACCGCCCCGCAGGAGGTACTTCTGCGGGTGATTCCGGATGTGGATCCGCGCACGCACCGTTCAGTCTCGACCGGCGGCGCGAAGTCGAAGTTTGGTCTGCCGATTCCCCAGGCGCAGGCGCTCATCGAACGGTTGCGCAGCCACCCGTTCATTCGGGTCGCGGGCCTGCACCTCCACATCGGCTCTCAGGTGCTCGAGCTGGAGCCGTTCCGTCGCGCGGTGGAGGCCGTCGCCGGGCTCGGCGAGTTCGAGGTCTACAACGTCGGCGGCGGGCTCGGCGCCGACTACAACCTCGACCATGAGGCACCGTCGCTCGACGCGTACCTCGACACCCTGACGGAAGCCGCGAGGCGAGTGCTCCCAGCGGAGGCGAAACTGATTATTGAGCCGGGCCGGTCGCTGGTCGCCCGTGCCGGAGTCACGGTGTACCGCGTGAACAACGTGAAGCGCACCGGCGAGACCTTTGTGGCGGTCAACGGGGGCCTTGCCGATCAGATGAATGTGGCGCTCACAAGCACCCGATTCACCCCCATCGTTGCCGAGCGCGCGAATCAGGTGCCGGACACCACGGCACAGCTCGTCGGGCGACAGTGCGAATCGGGCGACCTCCTCGTCGACCAGGCACGTCTTGCGCAACCGGCGGCGGGAGACACGATCGTGCTCGCGGCCACCGGCGCCTACGGCTACACCCTTTCCAACAATTACAACGGCGCGCTGAAGCCCGCGGTCGTGCTTTGCAAGCAGGGCGATGCTCGCATCGCGGTGCGACGGCAGACGTACGCCGAGTTCCTGGCGCCCCACCAGCGCGAACGGACGACGGCGTAG
- a CDS encoding CdaR family transcriptional regulator, with the protein MSSSISSIIAVSDFSSGLRLSTLVEQLGSDTLTPVDRLPDSPFVQGVTFFDAETPELQFPGQLILLTSHSALTAEQLDLLCASAIASGASGVVARGVQSQHTSALVLACAHHGLPLLELTHTVGWRQFDALVSRLLGEHGAGLQLGPSSGDKLFALANSVAGVFRGSVAIEDHRRNILAYSAMPEQAIDDFRASGILYRKVPDKPINEIRYRQVFAAQGVARFAQDDAQAPRAAIAIRAGNISLGSIWAIDPDGYDLTRELSVEKQEILEQGAILAAGYLVDAWRFDHSDGRGREAAFRRLLMGTPQEGDQVALGLRPTQHVVLAALVCDGGVASAAELSEIRTHMARHLSVYFPGSGCLVLDQTVCALIPSKSTSEIERSFTRLLPELFRLIRRHCHVGLSEPQRLQASLAGRIDRARAIAECARDRSIAVATLPDVQAQLVLRECESAITVDGLLLPETAALLGDEESETRRTLLAWFEEQGNAARVASRLNLHEQTVRYRIRQAVARLGIDLTDADRILTLWLQLRLAERTPAGG; encoded by the coding sequence ATGAGTTCATCGATTTCGAGCATCATTGCGGTCTCTGACTTTTCGAGCGGGCTGCGGCTCTCGACGCTCGTGGAACAGCTGGGAAGCGATACGTTGACCCCGGTCGACCGGCTCCCCGACTCGCCCTTCGTGCAGGGGGTGACCTTTTTTGATGCCGAAACGCCGGAGCTCCAGTTTCCGGGTCAGCTCATCCTCCTCACGTCGCACTCCGCGCTCACGGCCGAGCAACTCGACCTCCTCTGTGCGTCAGCCATCGCCTCTGGGGCAAGCGGCGTTGTCGCACGCGGCGTGCAGTCGCAGCACACGTCCGCCCTCGTCCTCGCCTGCGCCCATCACGGACTCCCCCTCCTTGAACTCACGCACACTGTGGGCTGGCGCCAGTTTGATGCCCTCGTGAGTCGGCTGCTCGGCGAGCACGGTGCCGGCCTGCAGCTCGGGCCCAGCTCCGGGGACAAACTCTTTGCCCTCGCCAATTCCGTCGCGGGAGTCTTTCGCGGTTCGGTCGCGATCGAGGACCACCGGCGAAACATCCTTGCGTACTCGGCGATGCCCGAGCAGGCGATTGATGACTTTCGCGCTTCGGGGATCCTGTATCGAAAGGTCCCCGACAAACCGATCAACGAGATCAGATATCGGCAGGTGTTCGCGGCGCAGGGGGTGGCGCGGTTTGCCCAGGACGACGCGCAGGCCCCGCGCGCGGCGATCGCCATTCGTGCCGGGAACATCTCGCTGGGCTCGATCTGGGCGATCGACCCGGACGGGTACGACCTGACGCGGGAGCTGTCCGTCGAAAAGCAAGAGATCCTCGAGCAGGGTGCGATTCTCGCCGCCGGATACCTGGTCGACGCGTGGCGCTTCGACCACAGCGACGGCCGGGGGCGCGAGGCCGCCTTCCGCCGCCTGCTGATGGGCACCCCTCAGGAGGGAGACCAAGTGGCCCTCGGCCTACGGCCCACCCAGCACGTCGTCCTCGCCGCGCTCGTCTGCGACGGCGGCGTCGCGAGCGCCGCGGAGCTCAGCGAGATCCGCACACATATGGCCCGCCACCTCTCCGTCTACTTCCCGGGAAGCGGATGCCTGGTTCTCGACCAGACCGTATGCGCCCTCATCCCCAGCAAATCAACCAGCGAGATCGAGCGCTCCTTCACGCGGCTCTTGCCGGAACTGTTCCGTCTGATCAGACGCCACTGCCACGTCGGCCTGAGCGAACCGCAGCGCCTCCAGGCCTCGCTCGCGGGCCGGATCGATCGCGCGCGGGCCATCGCGGAGTGCGCGCGCGATCGATCGATCGCAGTTGCCACGCTCCCGGATGTGCAGGCACAGCTGGTCCTGCGGGAGTGTGAGTCGGCGATCACCGTCGACGGGCTCCTCCTCCCCGAGACCGCCGCCCTGCTGGGCGATGAAGAGTCGGAGACGCGACGCACGCTACTGGCCTGGTTCGAAGAACAGGGCAATGCTGCGCGCGTCGCGTCGCGTCTGAACCTGCACGAGCAGACCGTCCGCTACCGCATCCGTCAGGCCGTTGCGCGCCTCGGCATCGATCTCACCGATGCGGACCGGATCCTGACGCTCTGGCTGCAGCTCAGACTCGCCGAGCGCACGCCCGCCGGAGGCTAG
- a CDS encoding MBL fold metallo-hydrolase, whose translation MSAARVERLVTSGTFSLDGGTWDVENNVWIVGNDDEVIVIDPAHDAAAVAEFVGERPVVAVLLTHGHDDHIRAARETAELLGAELFLHPADHELWSTVYDELPDREIADGDVFSVAGLEVTARHTPGHSPGSTSFVAPALAAVFTGDTLFNGGPGATGRSYSDFPTIIDSISTVLLTLPPETTVYTGHGDTTTIGAEAPHLDEWIARGH comes from the coding sequence GTGAGCGCCGCCCGCGTCGAGCGTCTCGTCACGAGCGGAACGTTCTCGCTCGACGGCGGCACGTGGGACGTTGAGAACAACGTCTGGATCGTCGGGAACGACGACGAGGTCATCGTGATCGATCCTGCGCATGACGCTGCCGCGGTCGCGGAGTTCGTGGGGGAGCGCCCGGTCGTGGCCGTCCTCCTCACACACGGGCACGACGACCACATTCGCGCGGCACGCGAGACGGCCGAGCTGCTCGGCGCCGAGCTGTTCCTGCACCCTGCCGATCACGAACTCTGGTCGACGGTCTACGACGAGCTCCCGGACCGCGAGATTGCCGACGGCGATGTCTTCAGCGTCGCCGGGCTGGAGGTGACCGCGCGGCACACGCCGGGCCATTCGCCGGGGTCTACGAGTTTCGTCGCCCCCGCGCTTGCGGCTGTGTTCACCGGCGACACGCTGTTCAACGGCGGTCCGGGTGCGACGGGCCGCTCGTACAGTGATTTTCCGACCATCATCGATTCGATCTCGACGGTGTTGCTCACGCTGCCGCCCGAGACCACGGTCTACACGGGCCACGGCGACACGACGACGATCGGCGCCGAGGCGCCGCACCTCGACGAGTGGATTGCGCGCGGGCACTAG
- a CDS encoding S-(hydroxymethyl)mycothiol dehydrogenase, which produces MGYRVQGVVVREKNAPATIETILVPDPGPGEAVVDIITSGVCHTDLHYQQGGISDEFPFLLGHEATGRVAAIGDGVTEIAVGDRVILNWRAVCGQCRACAKGQAQYCFNTHNAAQKMTLEDGTVLSAALGIGAFIEKTLVAAGQCTKIDEESDAAAVGLLGCGVMAGIGAAINTGEVQRGESVAVIGCGGVGTAAIAGAQLAGATTIIAVDIDDAKLEQARKFGATHTVNSREVEAVEAIRALTGGFGADVVIDAVGRPETYTQAFYARDLAGRVVLVGVPTPDMQLQLPLLDVFGRGGSLKSSWYGDCLPSRDFEMLIDQYKLGRLDLDGFVTERIGLGDVEAAFARMASGSVLRSVVEL; this is translated from the coding sequence ATGGGGTATCGAGTTCAGGGTGTAGTTGTACGCGAGAAGAACGCGCCGGCAACGATCGAGACGATCCTCGTCCCGGATCCGGGCCCGGGGGAGGCGGTCGTCGACATCATCACGAGCGGCGTCTGCCACACCGACCTGCACTATCAGCAGGGTGGGATCAGCGACGAGTTCCCCTTCCTGCTCGGCCACGAGGCGACCGGCCGTGTCGCCGCGATCGGCGACGGGGTGACCGAGATCGCGGTCGGCGACCGCGTGATCCTGAACTGGCGCGCGGTCTGCGGCCAGTGCCGGGCGTGTGCAAAGGGGCAGGCGCAGTACTGCTTCAACACGCACAACGCGGCCCAGAAAATGACGCTCGAGGACGGCACCGTGCTGTCCGCGGCGCTCGGCATCGGCGCGTTCATCGAAAAGACGCTCGTCGCCGCTGGCCAGTGCACGAAGATCGACGAGGAGTCGGACGCCGCAGCAGTCGGGCTGCTCGGCTGCGGGGTTATGGCGGGCATCGGCGCGGCCATCAACACGGGTGAGGTGCAGCGCGGCGAGTCGGTCGCCGTCATCGGCTGCGGTGGAGTCGGAACGGCCGCGATCGCGGGCGCGCAGCTCGCGGGCGCCACGACGATCATCGCGGTGGACATCGACGACGCGAAGCTCGAGCAGGCGCGAAAATTCGGCGCGACGCACACCGTCAATTCGCGTGAGGTCGAGGCGGTCGAGGCGATTCGCGCCCTGACCGGCGGCTTCGGCGCCGACGTCGTCATTGATGCGGTCGGACGCCCCGAGACGTACACGCAGGCCTTCTACGCGCGCGACCTCGCTGGTCGAGTCGTGCTGGTCGGGGTGCCGACCCCGGACATGCAACTCCAGCTGCCGCTGCTCGACGTCTTCGGCCGCGGCGGCTCGCTGAAGTCCTCCTGGTATGGCGACTGCCTGCCCAGCCGGGACTTCGAGATGCTGATCGACCAGTACAAGCTCGGTCGGCTCGACCTCGACGGCTTCGTGACCGAGCGGATCGGGCTCGGCGACGTCGAGGCGGCCTTCGCCCGCATGGCGTCGGGCTCGGTTCTCCGTTCGGTGGTTGAGCTGTGA